Below is a genomic region from Henckelia pumila isolate YLH828 chromosome 3, ASM3356847v2, whole genome shotgun sequence.
TTTATCGGTTGCGTCCCTCCGTTGGACAAAGTAAGGCACATTGGTGTGTAGAGCTTCCACAATTCTAAAAAACAAAGGTCTTTTCATATGAAAATCGCCTTCGAAAATCATGCTCGCTGTAGACGGGACTTTCGGcgaaataatctttaaataaTCTTTCAGCCTCGGCAACACGTTCTCGATTTTTTGATTTCCTTCTGTAGCCACGGACGCGACTTGACTCCCCCGAATAAAGCGTACAGACGTTCATTATTAGTTTCTGAGTTATTAAACGTGGTGGGGAGATAAAGTCACCCATCATCGGATCATGTGACATAATTTCATCGCCCGAAGATGAAGAACTCATGTATGccatgaaaaatattgaagattGAGTGTGTGAATATGTATATACAAAGTGTTGAGTGTGTGtaaaatgaaatgaaaatgagtatatttatagaaaatttcatgaattttgaaaattatggccGTTTGTACTtttttcataatattttttaaaaaagtatgaatttttttaatttttttttgaattattaataatttttttaaaaaaatcaggcTAAAATTGATCTGGCCGTTGAAGATCATCCCAacccttcttttttttttaaattcaatttttctttttatttttaaataaaagtgCCAGATTTTTTTGCCATTTAATTTTCAATGGCCAGAAAAATCTGGCCcttgatttaaaattttttttttattattattaaattaatgagcTTTACCGCGCGGAGAGGCCCACCAATTTTACCGCATGTGAAAACTTCCGCAAGCGCTATCTTCGTCCGAAGGGATGAGTGATAAAGTGGGCCGGTCAAGTTGGGCTTGATCGCTCCATTTTATCGGCTCTTGTACACGCTCTTAGTAGTTAACCATATCTATTTCTCAAACAGTATATAGTCCCAAAACAATATGAAACCTTGTCCTTGTTACGAATTGTAGTTGTATTTATTTACGTATAGTAAATAATAATGTGTGAAGAAATAAGTATGCAATAAATAAGaatgaagaaaagaaaagtggAAGCCTTGGGTGCATCGAACGACGCTAAAAATTCGGGGGGATTTATGGAAAGGGAGAAGCAAAAGATACTGCTGACCAGTGTGGACTGAGACTCTTTGAATCCCTCAGAGACTACCCCACCCCTCTGGTCTTGCTTTTAGACTCGCCAGTAGTAATAATTATTCACTGACCGCCAATTAATATTCTTACTGTACGATTGAGAAAAATGGCGTGTACATGACCAAAATTTCTACTCCCCAAACATATATAAGCCTCATTTGGGATTCACTCCCAAACATTGTTTATATATGATCTTAGTTTTAATTTTTGTGACATGATATACTTTTAAACttataaattctaaaattaTAGTGAAAATACCTAATTTAAGTTGATTGATTTTCAATTTAATTCCCTTGGTAGCTGAAACAGTTATATTTGTACTATTTTCAATAATTAACATTATCTTATTAGCCCAAAAAAAAGTTGTTAATATTTCAtccttaaaaattataattatatacttAATTTGATTCAGTTGATAATTACAATTTGAACAACTGCGTTATAATCTAATCTCAACTCGATTTAAACTACTAATAAATATATGTCACAATTTCAGCTTTTTTTTTGAGTTGATGGTGTTTATCTACATTGGTTTTTTGTTCTTGCAACGAATGACTTTACATTTTCTTGTGAATGAATGTTTATACTTTTTTTTATAAACATTCGTTCACAAGAAAATGTAAAGTCATTCGTTGCAAGAACAGAAAACTAATGTAGATAAACACCATCAACACATTCAAATTCAGACGAAGATAAAAAAGCTTTTGgacaaaaaaatatcataactttCAATATTAAAAACATATGAAGTCGATGAGTTCAAACAAAGTTTTATGACACGAAAACTAAATCCTATATAATGTATGATGTCAATAGTGAATCCCAAGTTGCGTATTTATATATGAATTCCGAATCTCACGATTGAGATTTGGCCACGCCATGTCACTATGGTTTTTATATCACGAAAATTTGAAATAGATGGTgtaatatatctatatatctaCACAGCACGAAACTCACATTAATATATAATCATTATTTgtagtattttttatttaataagtcgtagaaatataatttcataacatatttttgaatcTAATTAATATGTGACCATATATTTCTAATTTGTTTTGGAAACATTTAACATCAAATCACACGTTAAATCACGCCTTTTCATGTAAAATAGTTGTTGAGGCAAGCTTTGATTCATAGTATTCACACACTAATAATTGCTAATAAATCAAGAATTGgtgtaaatataaaataacactCAATAAAATCAGCGACTAAAAAAGGTAACTAAGATTTAGTGTCAGCAAAGTAGACTACTGACACAACACGTGGACATAATTAGACTAAAAATCTATCTTCCATCGTATCATCATTTATTAATTATCCTATTATCGAATAGGGTATTAAAAATGAAGTTTAATACGAATTAGgattataatataaattaaaaatatttaattatatctTTCAATTATTCCGCAGCCTTATTTATTATGACCAGTACTTGGTCACGTCAAATGACAGCGATTTAAAGAAATGGAGAAAATAATGGAATGAAGCTTGTCTTATGTTCATGTTTTGGACtatgtttatattttattgCAACTTAATTTCAAAAAGCAAACACATCGTAGACATGTCACATGATAGTTATCCCACggaaattattataataataagattCATTATCAAAATCAGATTGCCATTATATCAGCTTTATTAACATGTTTTTGCATGTATTgatatgatcatataataaaGAGTTATACATATTAATGACAGAAGTTTCATTATCCTTATCAACATTTTTTGAAACGAGTTGATCACATAGAACTTGTCCAATCTGATTTATCTTACTAATAAATATGGTTTGTAACACACATTTTTTTAAACGTAAATTAAAAATTAGCAGTTGTGAATTGATATAATTGGTAATCATTAATTCATTTATCGCATTATGCCATATGCAACGAAACCCAATTATTGTAGCATACAATCTTCAAACTCAATTCAAAGatcatgaaataaaataattattttttagaaaattttgaacaaaattCGGATTTTCGAATGAAGTTTAGGACACAAACAAATAGGTACATGAGCAAGTGATCAATAAATTGTTTGAGaaaaatagttaattaatttaatatattaacGTGCTATAAGATtagaataataaataaagaaatttaTGTAGGAAGGAGCTTTTTCTTTCAATCAATCATTTCAATTTATCAATGGAAAAGTATGAACCTCGAAAGAAGTGATACGCTATAAAGCTACTATTTGTTTGGCGGATAGAGAAAGTGTAGGCAACCCAAAACTCAGCTATACGTACAAGTTATCGCACGTCATTAAATTCTctctttataatttttattatcattaaaaaaatacaaattttaataattatatccATTTATATCAACTGATCTATCTAAAAAACGATTCAATCgatcaaattattttaatcggaTAGTCGGAtcgaaaaataatttatataatttaatataataaatcatatatttttaattttaaaaactcaaaaattatataaataaacaaaaaatatatatttaacatagtttgaaaactaaataaatatgtaaataaaaatttgtattttttttaatgataataACTTGTACGTATGAttgataaatatattcaaaacatcaattatagttataaattatttaataaatacattatgttattttaaaaaaaatcaaataattattaaaataattttttaattaatggagtacaaatttcaaataataatgtattttttaaaaaaatattaaatttaaagttttaataataaaaatattataaaatcctGCTATATGACATTTATATCTAATATATAACTaacatgttttaaaaaataattcgtcatatattatttatatttttaaataataatatcaatcataacacaaaatattataaaaaaaaatttttaaaaattttttaacttTATTATAGTCTATCATTTTTTcacttaaaaattttaatatacatACACGAAGTAAAGTGCCAACATGCAACATGTATTATTATTCAATGCCACTTATTATTCACAAAAATATTCCGAACCAACCATCAATAGAAATGGACGATAagttttttgtttctttgataTATATCACTtgcagtaataattattttactatATTGAATTAATAATTGATgacattaatatatttttttaccaAAATTGATGACATTAAATTGAAAATGGTAAAAAAAGTGAAATAAAATTTGTTGGGTCTTCGCGTAcgaaaaatgttttaaaaaattaaatgtagTATTAAATATTGCTATAACTGGAAATGAATGTCATGATCGGAGAACCAGATTTTTGTCTCAAAATTAGAAGTTccatattgaaataaaattatgcaCTATAGTTTTCAATATCATAAGCTTAAAAATATCGACATTCTAACCTGGTCCAACAAGAAACAATATTATTAAGTACCAAACATCAGTACATacgaaataaatatatattaagtaCCCCATACCTAATCTataaatttcaattttcaaattgTTGAATGATTTGATATAAGAAGGAAAAACAAAATACTGTACACGTGTATAATCATTTATAGAAAGCTTATTCCCACAGGTTAACAAATATTTTCCCAAGTACCTTTATTAAAATTAAGCACGCCATAGCAATTTAAACATGAATTTTAATCACTAAATAGAACTTATACATGTGCATTTTTATTATACCACCATCAATTTtaagaattaattaaaaatattattatttttaatgaaaataaCTTAATTCGATATAGTGTTTTTGTTTCATTAAtttgttcattttttttattttgatctaATTAATTACGTGACATCGAAAATGATGACGTgacattgaaaaatgatgatgtgACATCGAAACATATAGACATGTCAATCTGTCAAATCAAAAATTgaaccaaaataataaaaaattaaaatttaatgtatCAAAACTAAACTTTAAAAAGttaatgaattaaaataaaattagacaagttaacaaaaaaaataaaaaaaataaaatttaatttgaatagtgaatgaatttgcATTCAGGAGTGAGTTGATAGGCAGacatatatacatacacacactctCTCTCCCACACTCGCACACAAAGACACAGAGTCTCAGATACAGAAAGAAACAGATACAAAGATACAGTAGTTTCACTATTCAACGTCGGAACTGTGTGGATTTTGTCTGCTAAGCAAACGAAAAAAAATAGATCAAGTGAGAGGGAGAGGGAGAGGGAGAGGGAGATTACGGATTACTCTCTCCcacagaaaaaaaaatatttattatatatatatatatataaataaaataaagctTATAAAGAAACACACACAGAAACACGCACAGACTTTGCTTCTATCCATATCTTTCACTGTTGCTCCCCCTTTTTCATCTCTTTAAGCTCCCATCTTTTTTCCTTACAATTACAAtaatctcttttcttttctttttttttttttttggtgggtTTTCCTTTTTCAACACTCTCACATATTATTATCACAGAAAGATTCCTATCTAGCAACAGTACTTAAGAGTACTACCACTACCCACTCATGGCTGAAGGATTTGAGCCTTATCATGTCCCACAGCAAAGCAGAAGAGATAAGCTGAGAGTGAACCCACAAGGGTGCGTAGATAGTAGTAGCCATCTCTTAACGTGCGCGCCTCTGGTCGTCCCTCTCTACGATCCATCTCTCATCTCGCCGGATTTGATAAGCTTGCACCACCGTCAAGGCTTCGATCTCCAGACCAAACAAGAGGGCATGAATTTGATGGGTTATGTTGGGGGTGGGATGAGTAGTATGATCAGTGGGGGGGCTGCTTCGTCTTCTTCACCTTCCACGAACGGCCACATGCTCTCGGATCCGCAGATGTCTGTGCAGTTAAACCCTAGCACTATTCAAGAAATCAATGGTGGCCCTTTTGTCTACTCCTCACACATCAATTATAGGCCGGTTCTTGATCAGTCTTTTCATGGAAATGAAGTGGTGGTGTATGCCCGTGAGCCCAATAGTAACTGCGCAGCAGCAAGTGGTCAAAGCTTGTCTTTGTCGTTATCTTCCaaccataataataataatctccCACTGGAGCTGAATCTGCAGAGATATGACTCTACAATGTTTGGTAACAGCAAGGTGAGTGGAGGAGGTTATTTCGTTGCTGGAAATGGCGGTTCTTCTTCCACGCAGCTGTCCAGAAGTTCGGTGCCTTTAGGGCCCTTCACTGGTTATGCTTCCGTCTTGAAAGGATCCAGATTCTTGAAGCCTGCGCATCAGTTGCTGGAGGAGCTTTGTGATGTGGGTAGAGGGATTTTCGCCGATAAAATCGCGGTTGATTCATCTTTGTTGGAACCTCCATTGGAAAGCTTGAGTGGGAATGGAGTTGATGATGATTCTTCACTCAATTGCAGTGATGGTAGTGAACAAACTAGGAAGAAATCAAGATTACTTTCTATGCTCGATGAGGTATGTATCTTGACTGTATTCTTCGTATATTTGTATGCAagtttctctctttttttttttgggttttaaaGCTTAATCTTCTGATTTAATcatttttcacattattttcatctgaaattttagttttaatatGTCTATCTTCTGTCAGAACTTCTGGTTTTTTCAGGTTATCCTAGACACTGTGTCTAAATATAACTTAGTTTAGATAGGCTTTTTCGAGGGCCTAAACACCATTGTGTGCAAGTATGAATTAGTGGCTGGAATAAGCATTTAGCTTTGATTATTTGTTGCAGAAATTATTCTTTAGTGCTTTATTATACTGAAATATATGCAGTATAGATTCCTACATGATAGGAAATGTGTAGACAAATAATGTAGTTTGGGAAAATTATGAATGTgggaatatatataataatgtgcACAAAGATTAGGACAGCGAAGTTCTGAACGCCCAACAAGCATTGGCTGAGCAGGATTTTGTGTAGGGGCAAAATTAAAGTTTTtgtgaatatatttatttatatgatatgatataatataattatagcTGAATCTatataaatatttgaaaatggGAATAAGTCGATTTAAGATGAGTTCTTATTGTTGATATTGTTACCAACATTGGCTTGCATCTTGCGTAAAGTTTTTGATCGAAGAATTTAATTTAAAGCATTTAAGCCAATTTGATTCTTTAAATCATTCATAAAACGTATGAAGTATCAGCTGAAGAATTAAGACACAATAATAATACTTAGCTTTGGTGTTATTGTGCcatatcttttaaatttttagaagTGGAGAATATGATTCTGTCTGTTTACCATATTTAAAGTACTTACTACATTACTTAAGATTATAAAGTTCTTTTATCCTAAAGTACTAATAGATTTCCTCATAGAACATGGTGTATTAATCAATTTTCTGGTAAATTAATTAGGTTTATAAAAGGTACAAGCAATATTACCAGCAAATGCAGGCGGTTTTCGCGTCATTTGAATCTGTTGCCGGCTTAAGCAGTGCTGCTCCGTTTGCAAGTTTGGCTATAAAGGCTATGGCCAAACATTTCAAAAGTTTGAAGAATGCCATAATGGATCAGTTGCATTTTGCTAATAAATCACACGGCAGAATGAATTATGATAGGGAGGAAACTCAAAGATTTGAGAATTTGGGAAGAGGGACTTATGGCCAAAGGCCGCCATTTCACAGTTCCGGATTTGTGGATCAGCCAGTTTGGCGTCCGCAACGTGGGCTTCCTGAGCGAGCTGTCACTGTCCTTAGGGCATGGTTGTTCGAGCACTTTCTGCACCCGTAAGATACGCTCGTGCTTAAAAAATCACACAACTACGTGGATTTTATGGAATTATCATGTTTTCATGCATGCCATATGTTTCTTATGCATATGGTGCTTCTCTTATGTAtcgattgattttttttacttCTGTAGTTATCCAACTGACACGGACAAATTAATGTTGGCAAAACAGACCGGTCTCTCGAGGAATCAGGTACTTGTACTTGTAATTTTCCCTTGCAATACTTTTTTATTGATATATACTGTAGCTAGCTGCCTAGCTCTAACACTTCCCAGCAATTTGTCTTGAGCAATGATGTGTATGAAAGTGTTGATAAAGCTAGAAGGTAAGAATGGGGCTGAAACTCGAACTTAAACAAATATACTGGAAACATAACTATTTATCTTTACCTATATATGTGATAATCTATATGAAATTTTCAGTGTGAATTAAGAAACAAATTGCCAAGTCGATCCCTTCTTGTGTGTGAAAAAACTAGCATATTTTCTCTTTCCATGATGTCTGAGGTGTCCTTGTGATGCGAATGCTAAGTATGCTGTGTCGCAGGTCTCGAACTGGTTTATCAATGCAAGAGTAAGGCTTTGGAAGCCGATGGTGGAGGAGATACACATGCTGGAAACTCGTCAGGGCGAAAAGGGTTCACAACGCAATGATCATTTGCCAACAAGTTGTTCGATCGAGTGTGAGAACACCTCCTCCCCCATGCAAAGAAGTGGGGATTTCTCATTGAAACGCACTCGAAATGACTTGACTGAAGCTCCTACCGGAGTCGAGGGGCCAATGAATTTGCCATTCAACAAGCTGTCGCATAATCCTCACTTGGGCGTCGGCATGAGCAATGCTGGTGCTAGTGGCGGTGTTTCTCTTACTCTCGGTCTTCATCAGAATGGTATGGGATTATCGGACTCATACCCGATAACTGCGGCTCGACGTTTTGGCCTAGATGCTCATGGTGAGGAATATGTAGTTGGTGGATTCGCGGCACATAATCGACAAATTGGGGGGCAGCTTCTGCATGGTTTTCAAGAATCAGATCATTGAATCGTCGCCCCCCCCTTACATAGAAGGTACATGGTAGTTGCACATGACATTTATATTGAAGGAACAAGTTTGATTTAACATTTTGACGATTTATATTCAAACATAACATCCATATTTCTTTCTTACAGTGACCAGAACTGGTATTATACGCTCGAATCGATTGCTGAGGAtgtttttttatatgttttgaCAGGTTTGTTTTCGACATGTGCTGCGATTCTTTTCTTGGATGGTATAGCTCACCAGAAATGTAGCATGGCGgtatgaaaaatgaattaaattatAATGTTGTATTATCGTTGAATTTGGAGGGGAGGTACGGTACTATTGAAGTGCAAATAAGTGACTGTTAGTATATTCTAAATGATTCGTTACTTTCCTTGGCATTCGATCAGTCGATGTTATATTTAGGGCCATTTTGGCATCTCGTGGAGGAccatttttttaatcatgtgatcatcgatcaaatgtaatttttataaaatttattatagcCAAAAGTAATCTACTCGTATTAAGGAAAATTTCGTATCATTTTACTGGGAAAggattaaaatttgtttttgttgagcTTAAATCTATAAAAACATCCCAAGGAAAAAACAATTATCACTGGTGGCAGTGACACaaatttgtttctttgtttgtttttgtttttttttacagTGAACGAAATAATGGAGTATTCGCAACCTCTACGAAGAAAAAGTTATAAGCATATCTTTTTAGTTACggaaattatttataaatttttttagagtACAATTacaatttttatccaaattacaAAGA
It encodes:
- the LOC140889951 gene encoding BEL1-like homeodomain protein 9; this encodes MAEGFEPYHVPQQSRRDKLRVNPQGCVDSSSHLLTCAPLVVPLYDPSLISPDLISLHHRQGFDLQTKQEGMNLMGYVGGGMSSMISGGAASSSSPSTNGHMLSDPQMSVQLNPSTIQEINGGPFVYSSHINYRPVLDQSFHGNEVVVYAREPNSNCAAASGQSLSLSLSSNHNNNNLPLELNLQRYDSTMFGNSKVSGGGYFVAGNGGSSSTQLSRSSVPLGPFTGYASVLKGSRFLKPAHQLLEELCDVGRGIFADKIAVDSSLLEPPLESLSGNGVDDDSSLNCSDGSEQTRKKSRLLSMLDEVYKRYKQYYQQMQAVFASFESVAGLSSAAPFASLAIKAMAKHFKSLKNAIMDQLHFANKSHGRMNYDREETQRFENLGRGTYGQRPPFHSSGFVDQPVWRPQRGLPERAVTVLRAWLFEHFLHPYPTDTDKLMLAKQTGLSRNQVSNWFINARVRLWKPMVEEIHMLETRQGEKGSQRNDHLPTSCSIECENTSSPMQRSGDFSLKRTRNDLTEAPTGVEGPMNLPFNKLSHNPHLGVGMSNAGASGGVSLTLGLHQNGMGLSDSYPITAARRFGLDAHGEEYVVGGFAAHNRQIGGQLLHGFQESDH